The following are encoded in a window of Lagenorhynchus albirostris chromosome 3, mLagAlb1.1, whole genome shotgun sequence genomic DNA:
- the GARIN3 gene encoding Golgi-associated RAB2 interactor protein 3, whose translation MNRTMSSEHLLPHYTANSYRSVGVFCTSMGDLQRQLYKGGEYDIFKYAPMFESDFIQISKKGEVIDLHNHVQMVTVGIASTSPLLPLPDVMLLARPTKACEEHVRYAQITKRRGREPVKTLELTRLLPLKFVKISIHDCEKQRLRLKLATGRTFYLQLCPSSDAREDLFFYWVKLVYLLRPPVESCSSTPTLQTGDSATIEDPKILVATELHRERDQDEAGLHKLPDVSGATCRDYVGGQGIHHAPHGSAAAVKSAEGSAAEKTTGQVAAETASSPGGGVAVSGVGAGPAGGAVSLAAAKSTGTSQVSKALARATLRDPGESRSGKAIAGAASTSSTGADSPESSMSVVFAGAATNNKPAAGRAEGQVAGPLVSTLQSEDYMSKRDGSQKISPRPRDEAWKEKKERREKDKSSSRKRSHRRRRGESHRRTGGDKTQKSSSPWSSSSHGNSEVDKKEKGHSGTRGRRHSSQRSGRHSSSAKSRSATSSGTPSKKSSKIYSFFRSLRVIPGSKTTVTHDREVDFVAKTVEERNIEAKVEKAPAGRDLEISGTMTSEPMETIVIETQSI comes from the exons ATGAATAGAACCATGAGCAGTGAGCATTTGTTACCTCATTACACGGCCAACAGCTACCGTTCAGTAGGCGTGTTCTGTACCTCCATGGGGGACCTGCAACGACAACTGTACAAGGGAGGAGAGTATGACATTTTCAAGTATGCTCCCATGTTTGAGAGCGACTTTATACAGATCAGCAAGAAAGGAGAGGTGATTGACCTACACAACCACGTCCAAATGGTGACTGTGGGCATCGCATCtaccagccccctcctcccactaCCTGACGTCATGCTGCTGGCCCGGCCAACAAAAGCCTGTGAAGAGCATGTCCGATACGCCCAGATCACCAAGAGAAGAGGTCGCGAGCCCGTGAAGACCCTAGAGCTTACCAGGCTGCTTCCCTTGAAGTTTGTCAAGATCTCCATCCATGACTGTGAGAAGCAGCGGCTTCGCCTGAAGCTTGCCACCGGCCGTACTTTTTATTTGCAGCTGTGCCCCTCTTCCGATGCTCGAGAAGACCTCTTTTTCTATTGGGTAAAGCTTGTCTATCTCCTGAGACCACCAGTAGAGAGTTGCAGCAGTACCCCGACGCTCCAAACTGGAGATTCAGCGACTATAGAGGATCCCAAAATCCTAGTG GCCACAGAGCTCCACAGAGAAAGGGATCAGGATGAGGCTGGGCTTCACAAACTTCCTGACGTGTCTGGAGCCACGTGTCGTGATTATGTTGGGGGACAGGGAATCCATCATGCCCCCCATGGCTCAGCTGCAGCCGTGAAAAGTGCCGAAGGATCAGCTGCAGAGAAGACCACGGGCCAGGTCGCAGCAGAGACAGCATCAAGCCCTGGCGGAGGAGTGGCAGTCTCGGGGGTGGGAGCAGGCCCTGCAGGAGGTGCTGTGAGCTTGGCGGCAGCCAAGAGCACAGGCACCAGCCAGGTGAGCAAGGCCCTGGCGAGAGCCACCCTCAGGGATCCAGGAGAAAGCAGATCCGGCAAGGCCATTGCAGGTGCTGCCAGCACATCCTCGACGGGGGCAGATAGTCCAGAGAGCAGCATGAGCGTGGTGTTTGCAGGTGCAGCCACGAACAACAAGCCTGCTGCTGGAAGAGCTGAAGGGCAGGTCGCAGGCCCCCTGGTCTCCACCTTGCAGAGCGAAGACTACATGTCTAAACGGGATGGAAGCCAGAAGATCTCCCCCCGCCCCAGGGATGaagcctggaaggaaaaaaaggaaagaagggaaaaggacaaGTCTTCATCTAGGAAAAGGTCCCATCGCCGCAGGAGAGGTGAAAGTCACCGCAGGACAGGAGGGGACAAGACCCAGAAATCATCCTCCCCCTGGTCCTCATCCAGCCATGGAAACTCAGAAgttgacaaaaaagaaaaagggcacaGTGGCACCAGGGGCAGAAGACACAGCTCTCAAAGGAGTGGCCGCCACAGCTCCTCTGCCAAGAGCCGGTCCGCCACCAGTTCAGGGACTCCAAGTAAGAAATCCAGTAAGATCTACTCGTTTTTCAGGAGTTTGAGAGTCATTCCTGGTTCAAAAACAACGGTCACACATGACAGAGAGGTAGACTTCGTGGCTAAGACGGTAGAGGAGCGCAACATAGAGGCCAAGGTGGAGAAAGCCCCAGCTGGCCGGGATCTGGAGATCAGTGGAACCATGACATCAGAGCCGATGGAGACCATCGTTATTGAAACCCAATCCATTTAA